Sequence from the Candidatus Saccharibacteria bacterium oral taxon 488 genome:
CTAGAAAATCTCACCCACATTGGTGGCCTCGGCCCGGTCATCGCTAGTTGCTGGCTGGTGACTAGGCAGCATGCGGCGGTGTAACTGTGTCTTGTAGAGCATGCTTTACAATTGCTTTCCGTAGGGGGGAGAAGGCAGATTCCATGAAAGTATTAGGGTTTTGCCCGGACTCAATATCCGACTGATTAAGCTTGGTGAGTATGTTATGTGTTGAAATATCGGGGTTCTCTTCGGGGTTAATCTCTATCTCTTCCGAGTATTGGCCACGGAAATATTCAATCTCATGTAAATAGGACTCCTTGCAATATTCCACCTCGAGATCTGGCTTACTTATTTTGATAATCTCATCGGCACATTCCCAGAGCAGGGCAACCGCGCTTCTTTTAGCGTTGTCATCAAATCGACCCATCGCGGCGAGATCGCGTAACGTGCGCGCTAGGAATATTTTATTGAGGACGGAACTAAAAGAAATATCTGTTCTTTTGGTCTGACTGGCGTAAACACTGTGAGCATCTTCTAGTGCTTGATCTAGGAAGGCCACCTTTACTTGGTCGGACACTTTACTGGTGCAGGCAGAGTCAAAATTACGCTTTGCCGAGAGAAAAGTATTGTGTTCATAGGGGGTGATGAGTCCTGAGAGTTGATCTCTGAGTAGCATCCATTGCCCAAAGTATTCTCTAATTTTACCTTGCTCCTGAGCTGTTAGCGGGCTTGTGGAACTAAAAGCAGCGAAACCAGTGACGCGGATCCCTTCGGCGACTATGCTTCTAGCTCTATCATCCGCCCCTTCGTATTTATCAGAAATTTCTAGTAACCTACGGACCTCTTCCAGTGAGTATTCCTGGGGGTGACGTATTACAGGGAAATCTGGAAAAATTTTATCTGTAGACGATGTTCTGTACTGTTCCTGACTCATAACACCATTGATACTCCCTACGTGCGATTGTTGCACAATAAATAGCGACCGTCAAGCATGCTATAATAAGCCTCAGTTAATGAATCGTCGCGTTGCCAACGCGGAGAAAGGGAAGACTGTGAGTACTACAAAAATGGAAGATATTATCAGCCTATGCAAGCGCCGCGGCTTTATTTATCAGGGGTCGGACGTTTATGGTGGTCTTTCTGGCACTTGGGATTACGGTCCGCTGGGTGTGCAGTTGAAGCGTAATATCATGAATTTGTGGTGGCGTCGGTTTGTTGACGAGCGCGACGACATGTACGGCGTCGATGCAGCAATTTTGATGAATCAGAAGGTGTGGCAGGCGAGCGGGCATGTGGATACGTTTTCTGACCCATTGGTGGAGTGTAACCACTGCAAGGCGCGTTTTCGTGAAGACCATCTACTCAAAGATCAACAGGAAAAGCTGGACGAGTACGAAGCCCTCACCGACAAGATCCAATGGTATCGCGAGCATGCCACGGCACCGAATTTTTATGACGAGATCAAGGAAAAAGAGCCCGAGTTGTTCAAGAAAATACTAGACATGGAGCTTGGCCCAAGTGAGATTGACCTCGAGGAGGCCAGCGATTTTGGGCTGAAAGAATGGCCGCATGTGCTAAGAGTGATTAAATGTCCTAACTGTGGTACGCGAGGTGATTTTAGTGAGCCGCGACAGTTTAACATGATGTTCAAGACATTTGTCGGTGCTAGCGGGCAAAATGAGCTGGCGATTGATGAGTTGACGGGGGGCGCCGATGGTAGGCGTAGCCTTAATGGCATGAAGGCGATTACCTACGATCCACAGTCGATTTCTTACCTCCGTCCGGAAACCGCTCAGGGAATTTTTACCAATTTCAAAAACGTCGTCGATAGTTTCTATCCTAATTTGCCGTTTGGCATCGCTCAGCAGGGTAAGGCGTTTCGTAATGAAATTGCGCCGCGTGATTTTGTCTTCCGCTCTCGCGAGTTCGAGCAGATGGAGATTGAATATTTCGTGAATCCTGAGCATTGGCAAGAGGCGTTTGATGAATTGCTGGCGGCGACGCATGCGTTCTTGGCAGAGCTGGGCTTGAAGCCAGAGCACATCCACGAGCTGGACGTGCCAGCGGAGGATCGGGCGCACTACAGCAAAAAGACGATCGACATTGAGTACGATTATCCAATTGGCCGCGAGGAGTTGATGGGCATTGCCTATCGCACCGATTTTGACCTGATGAACATCCAGCGCGCCAGCGGCAAAAGCATGGAGTACACCGTCAAGGGAACGAACACAAAATTTGTTCCGCACGTCATCGAGCCGTCGTTTGGCGTGGAGCGGGCGCTGATGGCGGTGCTATCGAGCGCGTACCGTGAGGACGAGCAGAACGGTGAAAAGCGTGTGTATTTGGCGCTGCCAGAGCACTTGGCACCAGTCAAATTTGCCGTTTCGCCGCTGCTCAAGAACAAGCCAGAATTGGTAGAAAAAGCCCGCGAAGTCTACGCCGCACTTGCCAAAGCCAACCCCGGCCGAGTGATGTGGGACGACAACGGCAACATCGGCAAACGCTACCGCCGCCAAGACGAAATCGGCACGCCGCACTGTGTGGTCATCGACTTCCAGACGCTGGAGGACGGCACCGTCACCGTGCGTGAGCGGGATACGACGGAGCAGCGGCGGGTGAAGGTTGAGGAGCTGTAGATACTAGACATGAAAAAGCAAATTGGGTTTAAGGAGATAAAAGATTGATAAAAAGTAGACCTGAGTTTGATAAAATTACATCGTTTGACGAGTTTAATAAATACTATTGGTATCGTGAAGAAATTTCACAGATATGCAAGTCATTAGGATTAGAGTACAAAGGTACAAAACAGGAACTCAATTATATTATAGAGCAATACTTTAAGGGCAATTTGATTAAAAAATCACCAATAAAAAATGAAAAGAAACAAGTTGAAAATATTACTCTAGATATGCCATTACTTGAATGTGGGTTTTCCTTTAACACAAAATTTAGAGAATATTTCTCCGCCGTAACAGGTATTACACCTTTTAAATTTACTGCTAATATGGCAACAGCTTGGAGAAAAGTAAAAAGAGAAAATGATTTGAGTTTTACAATTCAAGATATGCTAAAAGTTTATTATGGGAAATCAAATTATGCCAAGTATGATAATTCGGTTTGTCAATGGAATCAATTTTTAAAGGATTTCTGTGCAGACGAAAATAGTCGCAACTATTCGAACAAATTAAAAGTAGCTTCTATTCTTTGGAAAGAAGTTAGAAATTCAAAAAGTGAAAAAATTTATTCAAAAAATCTTTTGACTGAATATGTCGGTAAAATAAAAGAGTATCACGAGTAGGTAATTTCCAACTTGTTAACACCCAATAAGCAGTTAATAATGGATATTGGAAAGACAAAATATACTGTAAATCTACATTTCAAACAAGGAACAGGCGAAACCTTCCCAAACTGGGATTTGGCGGGCGGTGGTATGGATTTTGGCGAGACAATATGAATCGTTACTGAAACTCGAGCTACCTGAAGAAGTTGGCTATAAGGGCGATTTGCGTTATCAGCTGTTTGACGCGTCGTAAATATTGATTTATACGCACATCTCTGCTAATATAATACGTACAGCACCTCGACTTGGGTTCGTCCCCGTCGAGGTTTTTGGTATAATAAGGTGTATGAAGAGGGTATATGTCGATGGTCAAAATTTTTTGTATAAAGCTGCCGAGGTTTTGATTGAGCATGGCAAAATATCTTCAAAGGACGAACTAACTAAGATTGATATTAGGTCGCTTGTCGAAAATATCGTTGGCGTCGGTGTGGGAATTGTGTTTTATGGCGCTAAAGTACAGGTTCGCAGAGATCTTGACGATTCAATTCTAGAGAAAACAACGCGTTTTTCGGATGTGGCGCGACGGTTAAGAAATACTTTGAAAAATCAAAACATTACTTTCAACGAAGTCGGTAAATTAAAAGTGCGTGATAGCGATGTGTGTCATAACTGTCAACACAGAGATCTGCGTATGCAAGAAAAGGGTGTTGATGTTGGTATTGCGGTGGATATTGTCGTTGATTCATTAAGCGGACTGGTTGATGAGGTTATACTGGTAAGCTCAGATACTGATTTGCTGCCAGCTATTCGGGTTGCGAAAGCTCGGGGTATAAAAGTTACGTATATTGGCTTTAGTGATAAAATGACAAGAGCTATTATAGCAAGAGCTGATGCTAGCGAAGTAATTCGCAACCAAGAAATTATTAATGCGTTTGATGTATATAATAATATGCAATAAATAGCGCGTATATCGTTGGCAGATTTGTTTTTACAGCGTAGAATAATAGCTATATGACAAAAATACTCGCAATAATCTCCACCCACGGCAACGAATTATTAGGTCCAAATCTGCTGGCGTATATGCTCGCCAAACGGTCTAAACTGTTGGAAAATATGGAGTTCATCATGGCTAATCCGCGCGCTTACGC
This genomic interval carries:
- a CDS encoding glycine--tRNA ligase; translated protein: MNRRVANAEKGKTVSTTKMEDIISLCKRRGFIYQGSDVYGGLSGTWDYGPLGVQLKRNIMNLWWRRFVDERDDMYGVDAAILMNQKVWQASGHVDTFSDPLVECNHCKARFREDHLLKDQQEKLDEYEALTDKIQWYREHATAPNFYDEIKEKEPELFKKILDMELGPSEIDLEEASDFGLKEWPHVLRVIKCPNCGTRGDFSEPRQFNMMFKTFVGASGQNELAIDELTGGADGRRSLNGMKAITYDPQSISYLRPETAQGIFTNFKNVVDSFYPNLPFGIAQQGKAFRNEIAPRDFVFRSREFEQMEIEYFVNPEHWQEAFDELLAATHAFLAELGLKPEHIHELDVPAEDRAHYSKKTIDIEYDYPIGREELMGIAYRTDFDLMNIQRASGKSMEYTVKGTNTKFVPHVIEPSFGVERALMAVLSSAYREDEQNGEKRVYLALPEHLAPVKFAVSPLLKNKPELVEKAREVYAALAKANPGRVMWDDNGNIGKRYRRQDEIGTPHCVVIDFQTLEDGTVTVRERDTTEQRRVKVEEL
- a CDS encoding NYN domain-containing protein — its product is MKRVYVDGQNFLYKAAEVLIEHGKISSKDELTKIDIRSLVENIVGVGVGIVFYGAKVQVRRDLDDSILEKTTRFSDVARRLRNTLKNQNITFNEVGKLKVRDSDVCHNCQHRDLRMQEKGVDVGIAVDIVVDSLSGLVDEVILVSSDTDLLPAIRVAKARGIKVTYIGFSDKMTRAIIARADASEVIRNQEIINAFDVYNNMQ